A single genomic interval of Bradyrhizobium sp. sBnM-33 harbors:
- a CDS encoding DUF488 domain-containing protein — MGRRIVAKNVKLRRAYDADRSGDGTRILIDRLWPRGVRKVDAAIDLWAKDIAPSTALRRRFGHDPARWNEFRRRYSEEVHQHGDRLDKLRALAQGGRITLIFAAHDKAHNDAVVLREILLGRSIPRGPHSRSTSSHRRRSRFR; from the coding sequence ATGGGCAGAAGGATTGTTGCTAAGAACGTCAAGCTAAGACGGGCATACGATGCCGATCGCTCCGGTGACGGGACTCGAATACTGATCGACCGTCTTTGGCCTCGTGGGGTCAGGAAAGTAGATGCTGCCATTGACCTGTGGGCCAAGGACATTGCACCCAGCACTGCGCTGCGGAGGAGGTTCGGGCATGATCCGGCTCGTTGGAACGAGTTTCGACGCCGCTACTCCGAAGAGGTCCATCAGCACGGCGACCGGCTCGACAAACTACGCGCTCTCGCCCAAGGAGGACGGATTACACTCATTTTTGCAGCGCATGATAAGGCTCATAACGACGCGGTCGTTCTGAGAGAGATTTTGCTTGGCCGGAGTATCCCACGAGGGCCTCATTCTCGCTCGACTTCGTCCCACCGTAGGCGATCGCGGTTTCGCTAG
- a CDS encoding patatin-like phospholipase family protein codes for MSSYDERSRTAFVFAGGGSLGAIHVGMLHSLASRGIVADMVVGSSVGALNGAYYAGNPTLEGIQRLDTIWRGLRRSDVFPLTWRTIMGFLYRRDFLVTSDALRQLVDDNLGYCNLEDAKLPVHIVATDILTGGTVVMSEGPAARAIIASAAVPAAFEPVHFNDLYLADGAVSSSTPVTVAVARGARRLIVLPTGYACALEKPPAGAVANALHALTLLIARQLVNELRGLDHSIDYFVVPPLSPLTESPYDFSKTSELIERAARSTDAWLSEGGLDHPRGHAQLSTHKHRH; via the coding sequence GTGTCCAGCTACGACGAGCGATCGAGAACCGCTTTCGTGTTCGCAGGTGGTGGCAGCTTGGGTGCCATTCACGTCGGCATGCTGCATTCACTGGCAAGCCGCGGGATTGTCGCCGACATGGTCGTCGGCTCAAGCGTCGGCGCGCTCAATGGCGCCTACTACGCGGGAAATCCCACGCTTGAAGGGATCCAACGGCTGGACACGATCTGGCGCGGCTTGCGCCGGAGCGACGTGTTTCCATTGACGTGGCGGACGATAATGGGCTTTCTGTATCGGCGGGACTTTCTTGTTACGTCTGATGCACTGCGCCAGCTCGTCGATGACAATCTCGGCTACTGCAATCTGGAGGATGCAAAACTTCCGGTGCATATCGTTGCGACCGATATCTTGACCGGCGGTACCGTCGTGATGTCGGAAGGTCCGGCGGCGCGAGCCATCATCGCGAGCGCTGCCGTTCCGGCGGCGTTCGAGCCAGTGCACTTCAACGATCTTTATCTTGCGGATGGAGCGGTATCGAGCAGCACCCCGGTCACCGTAGCGGTTGCCCGTGGCGCGCGGCGCCTGATTGTTCTCCCTACCGGTTACGCCTGCGCTCTCGAGAAGCCGCCGGCCGGGGCCGTCGCGAATGCCCTGCACGCGCTGACTTTGCTGATCGCGCGTCAACTAGTAAACGAGTTGCGGGGCCTTGATCATAGCATCGACTATTTTGTTGTGCCGCCGCTCTCTCCGCTGACCGAGTCGCCATATGATTTCTCGAAGACCAGCGAGTTGATCGAAAGGGCAGCGAGGAGCACCGACGCGTGGCTTTCGGAAGGAGGTCTCGATCATCCCCGCGGTCATGCACAATTGAGCACGCACAAGCACAGGCATTAG
- a CDS encoding c-type cytochrome: protein MNQISMLVLTLMLIAVGSARGQDAAIPAGSPDAGALVFKKCTACHQIGPNAQNGIAPVLNGVVGRPAGQYPNYSYSSANKNSGLVWDERTLSAYFRAPAKIVPGTKMIFSGLKKSQEISDVIAYLKQFDADGKQNTP, encoded by the coding sequence TTGAACCAAATCTCGATGCTAGTGCTTACACTAATGCTTATCGCGGTCGGCTCAGCTCGAGGCCAGGATGCTGCCATCCCTGCGGGGAGCCCTGATGCCGGGGCTCTGGTCTTTAAGAAATGCACGGCCTGTCATCAAATCGGTCCTAACGCTCAAAATGGAATCGCACCGGTGCTAAACGGCGTCGTTGGCCGGCCAGCCGGTCAGTATCCAAACTATAGCTACTCCTCAGCGAACAAGAATTCGGGTTTGGTGTGGGACGAGCGGACGTTATCCGCTTATTTTCGCGCGCCGGCCAAGATCGTACCTGGCACAAAGATGATCTTTTCAGGCCTGAAGAAAAGTCAGGAAATATCAGACGTGATCGCTTACCTGAAGCAATTCGACGCAGATGGCAAACAGAATACGCCATGA
- a CDS encoding GreA/GreB family elongation factor gives MDAAEYHHPVTLPPVIISETDRENLYAIATSALTNSRMAPAASNVLREIYRATIVPNDQLPTNVVAVNSRVDVRDNVAGANRRIVLALPDETSCEPNAVSVLSPLGAALIGLSEDASVEWCTASGDRKSITVLRSTPQCSPIGKYRNSKSPCEENAGKASRAGNVYNASVRRVYNVARSSIVSAPMKFADRDYGELPRLSKGRFPRDRVSGPQAN, from the coding sequence ATGGATGCCGCCGAGTACCATCATCCCGTGACGCTTCCCCCGGTCATTATTTCAGAGACGGATCGAGAGAATCTGTACGCTATTGCCACCTCCGCGCTGACGAATAGTCGCATGGCGCCGGCTGCGTCAAACGTATTGCGGGAGATCTATCGAGCGACAATTGTCCCTAATGATCAGCTTCCAACGAATGTTGTGGCTGTCAACTCACGCGTAGATGTACGGGACAACGTCGCCGGCGCGAACAGGCGAATAGTCCTCGCCCTGCCAGACGAAACGTCTTGCGAACCGAACGCGGTTTCGGTGTTGAGCCCGCTGGGCGCGGCCTTGATTGGACTGTCGGAAGACGCGTCGGTCGAATGGTGCACTGCAAGCGGCGATCGAAAGAGTATAACGGTTCTTCGCTCCACGCCGCAATGCTCGCCGATAGGAAAGTATCGCAACTCGAAAAGCCCATGTGAGGAAAATGCGGGCAAGGCGAGTAGGGCAGGCAATGTATACAACGCTTCCGTGCGACGGGTTTACAACGTCGCACGGTCAAGCATCGTGTCAGCGCCGATGAAGTTTGCGGACCGAGATTACGGTGAGTTGCCGCGTCTCTCCAAGGGGCGTTTCCCACGTGATCGAGTGTCCGGTCCGCAGGCCAATTAG
- a CDS encoding GreA/GreB family elongation factor — translation MIIAKETPMNDFERNRVEQRPPIVLTASDRERLFALLGASPAALNTEVACFLREEIERADVAPDDVAPNSVVRLDCDVKFVDHADARIQQAQLVFPGEAQRGHCISVLTPIGSALIGLGPGQSIRWIEQGRERSLAVLEVGSRNTSAMRRLMKVTKEHPCRTEA, via the coding sequence ATGATCATTGCGAAAGAAACACCCATGAACGACTTCGAGCGAAATCGTGTTGAACAAAGGCCGCCTATCGTCTTGACGGCATCGGACCGTGAACGGTTGTTCGCGTTGCTTGGCGCCTCGCCGGCGGCATTGAACACGGAGGTTGCTTGTTTTCTTCGCGAGGAGATCGAGCGTGCGGATGTTGCGCCAGATGATGTCGCGCCTAATTCGGTCGTAAGGCTCGATTGTGACGTAAAATTCGTGGATCACGCAGATGCACGAATTCAACAAGCTCAGCTTGTCTTCCCGGGCGAGGCTCAGCGCGGCCACTGCATCTCGGTGCTAACTCCGATCGGAAGTGCGTTGATCGGTCTTGGGCCGGGGCAATCGATTCGTTGGATCGAGCAAGGTAGAGAGCGTAGCCTCGCGGTTCTTGAAGTGGGATCGAGGAACACGTCGGCAATGCGACGGCTAATGAAAGTTACGAAGGAGCACCCTTGTCGAACGGAAGCTTAG
- a CDS encoding Na+/H+ antiporter subunit E — protein sequence MTRLLPFPFVSFGLLVLWLLLNQTTSLGQFFIGCVIALVGGWILTTLQLPRARVRRPSALLRLLGLVSLDIMRSNIAVGRIILGFGRRQRTSGFVTIPLDIRNPYGLALLACIITSTPGTLWVNLDAQKGLLMIHVLDLIDEGEWIRTIKGRYERHLLEIFA from the coding sequence ATGACACGACTGCTACCTTTTCCGTTCGTGAGTTTCGGCCTTCTGGTGCTGTGGCTGCTGCTCAATCAAACAACCTCATTAGGACAGTTCTTCATCGGTTGCGTGATCGCGCTTGTCGGCGGCTGGATCCTGACCACCCTGCAGTTGCCAAGAGCGCGCGTTCGCCGGCCGAGTGCCCTCCTCCGATTGTTGGGCCTGGTGTCGTTGGACATCATGCGCTCAAACATCGCGGTCGGCCGGATCATTCTCGGCTTTGGAAGGCGACAGCGAACATCAGGGTTCGTGACCATCCCCCTCGACATCCGCAATCCCTATGGGCTGGCCCTATTAGCTTGCATCATCACTTCGACTCCCGGCACGCTGTGGGTCAACCTCGATGCACAGAAGGGCTTGTTGATGATCCATGTTCTTGACCTGATCGATGAAGGCGAGTGGATCCGCACGATCAAGGGCCGCTACGAACGTCATCTGCTGGAGATATTCGCATGA
- the rnk gene encoding nucleoside diphosphate kinase regulator encodes MARAAQNRLPDLASELAAEVGRAYVLGRDEIANQFVGMNDDVEFRDDTTGRARRVTLVYPDEADISQGKISVMTPVGTALIGLRTGHSITWETPLGETRQLTVISVRKLHRR; translated from the coding sequence TTGGCGCGCGCGGCTCAGAACAGACTGCCTGATCTGGCGTCTGAGTTGGCCGCGGAGGTCGGCCGCGCGTACGTGCTAGGCCGGGACGAAATAGCGAACCAGTTCGTGGGCATGAACGACGACGTCGAATTTCGCGATGATACGACGGGGCGTGCCCGTCGGGTTACACTCGTGTATCCTGACGAAGCCGACATCTCGCAAGGGAAGATCTCCGTGATGACCCCGGTCGGAACAGCCCTAATTGGCCTGCGGACCGGACACTCGATCACGTGGGAAACGCCCCTTGGAGAGACGCGGCAACTCACCGTAATCTCGGTCCGCAAACTTCATCGGCGCTGA
- a CDS encoding K+/H+ antiporter subunit F, whose product MTPLVLTYSLAVAHILLGMAMGCAAFRILRGPRAQDRVLGFDTLYVNGMLLLLTFGIRSGNTLYFEAALAMAFLGFVGTVALAKFLLRGEVIE is encoded by the coding sequence ATGACCCCCCTCGTGCTGACATACTCGCTTGCCGTCGCACATATACTGCTGGGGATGGCCATGGGCTGCGCCGCCTTCCGCATCTTGCGGGGCCCGCGCGCACAGGATCGCGTGCTGGGCTTCGACACATTGTATGTAAACGGGATGTTATTGCTTCTGACGTTCGGTATCCGATCGGGTAACACGCTCTATTTCGAGGCGGCTCTGGCGATGGCCTTCTTAGGTTTTGTGGGCACCGTTGCTTTGGCCAAATTCCTGCTACGCGGCGAGGTGATCGAATGA
- a CDS encoding LysR family transcriptional regulator, producing the protein MDIELARTFIEIVSTGSFIKAADRLHVAQTTVSARVRLLEQQLGRPLFVRNKAGATLTPAGEQFLRYAPTFVQLWQRAKQQVAVPEGHRAVLTVGSEVSLWQPLLLEWVRMMRRSHPDIALRVHVDVPQDLITHVAAGLVDIAIMYAPHHRPGLEIDLLIEEKLVLVTTDLKTYRANDPKYVHVEWGPDFSLHHAVSFPDTTPSLVANLGPLALNYILSEGGSGYVRMNAAQPHLASGELHLVPGAPHFSFPVYATHSANVDADTLGAALTVLRAVAKVEVE; encoded by the coding sequence ATGGATATCGAGCTCGCCAGGACTTTTATAGAGATCGTTTCCACCGGGAGCTTCATCAAAGCCGCCGACCGTTTGCATGTCGCACAAACGACGGTTAGCGCACGCGTGCGCCTCCTTGAGCAGCAGCTCGGACGACCGCTTTTCGTTCGCAATAAAGCCGGCGCAACTCTCACCCCGGCGGGTGAACAATTCCTTCGTTACGCTCCGACATTCGTACAGTTGTGGCAGCGCGCGAAACAGCAGGTCGCGGTACCTGAAGGACACCGCGCAGTTTTGACTGTTGGAAGCGAGGTCAGCTTGTGGCAGCCGCTTCTACTCGAGTGGGTCAGGATGATGCGGCGCTCGCATCCGGACATAGCGCTTCGCGTACACGTCGACGTTCCTCAAGATCTGATTACGCATGTAGCGGCCGGACTCGTGGATATCGCGATCATGTACGCGCCCCACCATCGACCTGGTTTAGAGATAGACTTGCTGATTGAGGAAAAGCTCGTGCTGGTAACAACCGACCTCAAGACGTATCGCGCAAATGATCCAAAATACGTTCACGTCGAATGGGGACCGGATTTTTCCCTTCATCATGCGGTAAGTTTTCCGGACACAACCCCGAGCCTGGTGGCCAACCTTGGTCCGCTAGCGCTCAATTATATTCTGTCAGAGGGTGGTTCCGGTTACGTCCGAATGAATGCAGCTCAGCCCCATCTAGCATCAGGAGAACTGCATCTGGTTCCAGGCGCGCCTCACTTCTCTTTCCCGGTCTATGCCACGCACTCGGCGAACGTAGATGCCGATACATTGGGTGCAGCTCTCACCGTGTTGCGCGCTGTCGCAAAGGTAGAAGTAGAATAA
- a CDS encoding PAS domain-containing protein, with translation MEDRLLAERILDQIADAVVYANRSGEIVRWNRTSTSIFGFSAEEALGRSLDLIIPEHLRASHWSGFNAAMTTGATKLQGRPTLTRALHKSGRKLYVEMTFAIVKVDEGEVLGSVAVARDVTERVERERSAVRTT, from the coding sequence ATGGAAGACCGACTCTTGGCTGAGAGAATTCTCGATCAAATTGCCGATGCCGTTGTCTACGCAAACCGATCGGGCGAAATTGTCCGATGGAACCGCACGTCGACCAGTATATTTGGCTTCTCCGCGGAAGAGGCGCTCGGCCGGAGCCTCGATCTGATCATTCCAGAGCATCTGCGCGCCTCGCACTGGAGCGGCTTTAACGCAGCGATGACAACGGGCGCAACGAAGCTTCAAGGTCGTCCGACGCTGACCCGGGCGCTGCACAAAAGCGGACGCAAACTCTACGTCGAAATGACCTTTGCCATCGTCAAGGTCGACGAAGGCGAAGTGCTTGGTTCGGTCGCCGTGGCACGCGACGTCACCGAACGCGTCGAGCGAGAGCGTTCCGCAGTCCGCACGACCTGA
- a CDS encoding DUF2945 domain-containing protein, translating to MGKRFAVGDHVTWNSEAGYVSGTIIRVHLKDVNYKGHMHRASKDEPQYEIQSDKTDHIAMDKGAALNKTNG from the coding sequence ATGGGAAAGCGGTTCGCAGTTGGCGATCACGTGACCTGGAATTCGGAAGCAGGATACGTGAGCGGCACGATTATCAGGGTCCACCTCAAGGATGTTAACTACAAAGGACATATGCACCGCGCCAGCAAGGATGAACCGCAGTATGAAATCCAGAGCGATAAGACCGACCACATCGCGATGGATAAAGGCGCGGCTCTGAATAAGACTAACGGCTGA
- a CDS encoding DUF488 family protein, with the protein MTIRFFTIGHSTRSFSEFMNLLRSQEVKLVVDVRSIPRSLTNPQYNAGRFADALSEYEIGYEHIPELGGLRGRGRDVPASVNAFWENRSFHNYADYAMSAEFRSGLARLRKLGHGTTSAIMCAEAVWWRCHRRIITDYLITAGETVFHILGTNQVVPASLTREAVLLPDGSLSYPGPPFPRTKCLQQSAN; encoded by the coding sequence ATGACGATTCGCTTCTTTACAATCGGGCATTCCACCCGCTCCTTCAGTGAGTTCATGAACTTGCTGAGGTCGCAAGAGGTGAAGCTTGTCGTCGATGTTCGAAGCATTCCGCGCTCGCTGACCAATCCCCAGTACAATGCGGGCCGGTTCGCTGACGCACTGTCCGAGTATGAAATCGGCTACGAACATATCCCCGAGCTAGGGGGACTCCGCGGCAGGGGGCGAGACGTTCCGGCGAGCGTGAATGCGTTCTGGGAGAATCGGAGCTTTCACAATTATGCAGACTACGCAATGAGCGCTGAGTTTCGGTCCGGCCTCGCCAGGCTGCGCAAACTTGGACACGGGACCACATCTGCAATAATGTGTGCCGAGGCCGTCTGGTGGCGATGCCATCGAAGGATAATTACTGACTATCTCATCACGGCGGGCGAGACGGTATTCCACATCTTGGGGACCAATCAGGTCGTGCCAGCATCTCTCACTCGAGAGGCTGTGCTGTTGCCAGACGGCTCGCTCTCCTACCCGGGCCCTCCTTTTCCCAGAACAAAATGCTTGCAGCAAAGCGCTAATTGA
- a CDS encoding universal stress protein, producing the protein MQILAATDFSTRSQRALRRAGQLAQAEAAELAIIHVVDDDQPQRLVEMEVRESGRMLAELTSAVSELRDVRCHPIVVKGDPFDAIVRTAAAQTADLIVMGAHRKQLLRDIFVGTTIERVIRTGRHPVLMVNNEVSAPYEVVLTPVDLSDASANAIRAARTVGLIDGARLEILHAFLPVGKGKMSMAGLDQADIDEYVSNERQEVTEDLTAFLLENDLGGLGASLRIEEGGAFEVISAGVDRMRPDLVVIGTHGRSGLLKVLLGSVTEEVLRSLNVDILAVPPKRQ; encoded by the coding sequence ATGCAGATCCTGGCAGCAACGGATTTTTCCACACGTTCCCAGCGGGCGTTGCGTCGAGCCGGCCAGTTGGCTCAAGCCGAGGCCGCGGAACTCGCCATCATCCATGTTGTGGATGATGATCAACCGCAGCGTCTCGTTGAGATGGAGGTGCGGGAGAGCGGGCGCATGCTTGCGGAGCTGACCAGCGCTGTATCAGAATTGCGCGACGTACGATGCCACCCGATCGTTGTAAAGGGTGACCCTTTCGACGCCATCGTTCGGACAGCGGCGGCGCAAACCGCTGATCTCATCGTGATGGGTGCACACCGCAAGCAGTTATTGCGCGATATCTTCGTCGGCACGACAATTGAGCGCGTGATCCGTACCGGACGTCATCCGGTGCTTATGGTAAATAACGAAGTGAGCGCACCTTACGAGGTTGTGCTGACTCCTGTCGACTTGTCGGACGCATCCGCGAACGCGATCAGGGCTGCCCGAACCGTGGGGCTGATCGACGGAGCCCGCCTGGAGATCCTTCACGCATTCCTGCCGGTGGGGAAGGGGAAGATGTCGATGGCGGGTCTCGATCAAGCCGACATCGACGAGTACGTATCGAACGAACGTCAAGAGGTGACGGAGGACCTGACGGCGTTCTTGCTCGAGAACGATCTTGGTGGGCTTGGAGCGTCTCTGCGCATTGAGGAAGGTGGTGCTTTCGAAGTAATCTCAGCGGGAGTCGATAGGATGAGGCCTGATCTTGTGGTCATTGGAACGCATGGCCGTTCTGGATTGCTGAAGGTGCTGCTCGGAAGCGTCACCGAAGAAGTCCTGCGTTCGTTGAATGTGGACATTCTGGCTGTGCCACCTAAGCGGCAATAG
- a CDS encoding FAD-dependent oxidoreductase, translating to MVEERAKSSGPDLTQGIALSMFTNETLLGHVDDQDVLLVRVGPEIFAVDAHCSHYHGPLAEGLVVGDSIRCPWRNACFDLRTGEATRAPALTPLAVWQIEYEGDCIFVRQKREQPKPLGKGPVDAPGKIVIVGGGAAGFAAAEMLRRQEFRGSIVMLSNDTVSPVDRPNLSKEYLAGTAPEEWLPLGPGGFYAEAGIDLRLNTEVLSIDTKARNVVIAGGGDIPFDRLLLATGAEPVKLLIPGADQPHFHTLRSLGDCRAIIGSLNGARRALVIGASFIGLEAAAASRARDIEVHVVAPEQRPMERVLGPNMGEFVRALHEDQGVIFHLGDTVAEIDGKRVILKSGGVLETDVVVVGVGVRPRLGLAERARLSLERGVTVNAYLETSVAGIYAAGDIARWPDPHSGQNIRVEHWVVAERQGQTAARNMLGQREAFDAVPFFWSKHYDVRINYVGHAETLDEIALDSSIAARDCLLKYKSKSRVLAVASIYRDLASLQAELAMERNAMR from the coding sequence ATGGTGGAAGAAAGAGCCAAGTCCAGTGGTCCGGACCTTACGCAAGGCATCGCGCTGAGCATGTTCACGAACGAGACCCTACTTGGGCATGTCGACGATCAGGATGTTCTGCTGGTACGCGTCGGCCCGGAGATCTTCGCCGTCGACGCGCATTGCAGTCACTATCACGGACCGCTCGCCGAAGGGCTCGTGGTCGGCGACAGCATCCGCTGCCCCTGGCGGAACGCCTGTTTTGATTTGCGCACCGGGGAAGCAACCCGCGCACCGGCGCTCACTCCGCTCGCGGTCTGGCAGATCGAGTACGAAGGCGATTGCATCTTCGTTCGGCAAAAGCGCGAACAACCGAAACCGCTTGGCAAGGGACCCGTTGATGCGCCCGGCAAGATCGTGATCGTCGGCGGCGGAGCAGCGGGATTCGCTGCGGCGGAGATGCTGAGGCGGCAGGAGTTTCGCGGCAGCATTGTCATGCTGAGCAACGATACCGTGTCGCCAGTCGATCGGCCGAACCTGTCAAAGGAGTATCTCGCTGGCACCGCGCCGGAAGAATGGTTGCCGTTGGGTCCAGGCGGCTTCTACGCTGAAGCCGGTATCGATCTGCGGCTCAACACAGAGGTCCTCTCGATCGACACCAAGGCACGCAACGTCGTCATCGCAGGTGGCGGCGATATCCCCTTCGACCGCTTACTGCTGGCGACAGGTGCGGAGCCGGTGAAGTTGCTGATCCCGGGCGCGGACCAGCCGCACTTCCACACGCTGCGCTCGCTTGGGGATTGTCGGGCGATCATCGGGTCTCTGAACGGCGCACGCCGCGCTCTCGTGATCGGTGCCAGCTTCATCGGCCTCGAAGCCGCGGCGGCATCGCGTGCACGAGACATCGAAGTCCACGTCGTTGCGCCGGAGCAACGGCCGATGGAGCGCGTGCTTGGACCCAATATGGGAGAGTTCGTACGCGCGCTGCACGAAGACCAGGGCGTTATCTTTCATCTCGGTGATACCGTGGCCGAGATCGATGGCAAACGTGTGATACTGAAAAGCGGTGGCGTATTGGAGACTGACGTTGTGGTCGTCGGCGTCGGCGTGCGTCCGCGGCTCGGCCTAGCCGAACGGGCTCGTCTATCGCTGGAGCGCGGAGTTACCGTGAACGCCTATCTTGAAACCAGCGTCGCCGGGATCTATGCGGCGGGTGATATCGCGCGCTGGCCCGATCCGCATTCAGGCCAAAATATCCGGGTCGAGCATTGGGTGGTGGCGGAGCGTCAGGGACAAACCGCCGCTCGGAACATGCTGGGACAGCGTGAGGCGTTCGATGCGGTGCCATTTTTCTGGAGTAAGCATTACGACGTAAGGATCAACTACGTCGGTCACGCGGAGACGTTGGATGAGATTGCTCTCGACAGTAGCATCGCGGCCAGGGACTGCCTGCTGAAGTACAAAAGCAAGAGTCGCGTGCTTGCGGTCGCCTCGATCTACCGCGACCTTGCCAGCCTGCAGGCCGAACTAGCCATGGAGCGAAACGCGATGCGCTGA
- the mnhG gene encoding monovalent cation/H(+) antiporter subunit G, producing MNAIEQVPAWAAALTAALLLMGAAVTLVGSLGLLRLGTFYERVHAPTLGTTLGTVFVALASIVYFSVLQSRPVLHEILIIGLGAVTTPVALTLLVGAARFRDTAENAPHVRERYSD from the coding sequence ATGAACGCTATCGAACAAGTGCCGGCTTGGGCTGCTGCTCTGACGGCAGCTCTCCTTTTGATGGGTGCGGCGGTCACGTTGGTCGGCTCGCTCGGTCTCTTGCGGCTCGGCACCTTCTACGAGCGGGTCCATGCGCCGACGCTGGGGACAACGCTCGGCACCGTATTCGTCGCGCTTGCTTCAATCGTTTACTTTTCAGTCCTCCAGAGCCGGCCCGTGCTGCACGAAATCCTGATTATTGGGTTAGGTGCCGTGACCACGCCCGTCGCTCTGACCCTATTGGTAGGCGCTGCGCGGTTTCGCGACACAGCCGAAAACGCGCCCCACGTTCGCGAGCGATACAGCGACTAA
- a CDS encoding DUF6306 domain-containing protein — protein sequence MRKARLGQQADLDDTTQHFASSPRRTNAGDPSYLGYWSREEILNFLKELLESERIGVTAYAAIGRTADSQVADLAFESELAQAAICILLKKEMAARGGANIIRRKRTTAVPNSDCSFGRTIGFASRNQARLADMIEEAVLNIFDSKLNAKLMYLLLLHRKQVEQLETFVT from the coding sequence ATGCGGAAAGCCCGGTTAGGCCAACAAGCGGACTTAGACGACACGACCCAACATTTCGCGTCCTCTCCTCGCAGGACGAATGCGGGCGACCCCAGTTACCTCGGTTATTGGTCTAGGGAAGAGATACTGAATTTTCTCAAAGAGCTTCTTGAAAGTGAACGCATCGGCGTCACTGCATATGCAGCAATCGGACGCACGGCCGACTCTCAGGTTGCAGACCTCGCTTTTGAGTCCGAACTGGCTCAGGCCGCGATTTGCATCCTTCTCAAAAAGGAGATGGCCGCAAGAGGTGGCGCCAACATAATTCGTCGCAAGAGGACAACCGCTGTTCCTAACAGCGATTGCAGCTTCGGACGGACAATCGGATTCGCAAGCCGCAACCAGGCTAGGCTGGCCGATATGATTGAGGAAGCCGTCCTGAACATCTTCGATTCAAAATTGAATGCGAAGCTTATGTACTTGCTGCTGCTGCACCGTAAACAGGTCGAGCAGCTTGAAACGTTTGTTACCTAG